CGAATAATCGCACAGCTGTAACAAGGAGCATACAGTACCATGTTTGGTTCGTTCGGCTGGATGGAGTTGCTGCTGATTCTTATCATTGTCCTGATCATCTTCGGGGCGGGGAAAATCCCCCAGCTCGGTGAGGGATTAGGTAAGGCCATCAAAGGGTTCAAGAAATCGGTTCACGAAGCGGATGCCATCGATGTGACGGCGACCGAGGCGGAACCAACCGCGGCTCAACCCACGGCACAAATCCAGCACCCCGGACAGCCATCCACGCCGCCGCCTGCGCAGCAGGCCGCCGCGGCTCCACCGCCACGGACGACGCAGGGATAACCTGCGGGACTGAGGATGCAGACCGAATGACGGCATTGGTATGTCGTAGATACGCCGCCCGGTCTTTACCACAACCTCCTCAGTAGGAACACCATGTTCGGTCTTGGCGCTGGAGAAATTCTCATCATCCTGGTCATTGCGTTCTTGTTGTTCGGACCTAAGCAATTGCCCGAAATCGGACGTCAAGTGGGCAAGGCCGTCAAAGGGTTCAAGGAAACAGCGGATGACTTGAAAAAGACGGTTGAGCCCGAGCTCAACATGATTCAACAGGAAATGAAGATGGTGGAACAGGATTTCGAGTCGTCGATGAAGGAAGCAGAAGAACAGATCAACCATGCAACATCGGGCGTAGAGCACGGGGCAGAGGAATCGGGTTTGCCCAAGCAGGCCTAATACCAATTCATACTCGCTCTACGGCTGTGAAGGGAGGTGACCACAGCGACAATACAAGACCGGACGGTGTGTGGGGTCCGCTTCTGGACTGAAGCGGAGTCGTAGCCGGATGGTGGGCACCATTCAGGTTCGGCAGACCAACCCCCGCATGCGCGAGTTGGCTTTGTAGTGCAATAGCGGTTGGATGTAGAGGCGGCACCCGGAGTGAAATGGGTACACGAAGGGATGCCATCCAATTCACAGGAGGAACGCTATGAACAGCATCCATGGACGGACCAGATGGGGCCGGTTGGCCGCCATCTTTGGCGCTGCGGCAGTTACGGCTCTGCAGTGTCTGTCACTCCCGGCCTTCGCCGGATTCGAACTTCCCCCGGGCGAACGTATCACCAATCTCCCTGCCATTCCCCGCAACATGCCGCAAAAAGAAGCGTACGAACTGTACGATCCGGTCATCGGCCGGAACTTCGACATCAAGAATCTCTGGATGCGCGCCGACCTGCGTGTGCGTCCGGAAATGCGCAACAATGCCTGTTTCGGAGGTGCTCAGCTTGGCGGCGGAGCCTGTAACTCCTTCGGCGGCGCCAACGCCAGAGGCGCGGCTCCCGGCGGCGGGAACAAAGGAAACGACTTCTTCGTGCAACAGTGGATGCGTTTGGGCATCGGGTACGATCTCTCGCCGGACGTCAATTTCTATGTGGAAATCATTGATAGCGCGGTGTGGGGCGGCAACGGGAGCGCCGTGAATGCGGGCAACGGCGGCGATCCCTTGAACCATAACGGCGCCAGCGCCGGCGGGGCCGGAAACGGCGGCCGATTGGGCGTCAGGGCGGCCTACATGTTGGTCCGCAATCTGGCCGACATTCAAGGCTTGAGCGTGAAGGTCGGGCGTCAATATGTCGTCTTTGGTAACCACTCCCTGTTCGGTCACTTTGACTGGGCGAACACTGGCTATTCACATGACGGTGTGATGTTCGCGTATCAGACCAAGAACTGGGACAGCTACTTTGGTTGGTTCCGCAACTCAGAGAGTGATTTGGGTCAGGCCTCTCCCGTCGGGAGCGGGGCACCCAATATCGCAGGCAGCGGCGCACAGGATGCGCAGCGCGATGCCGACATGTTCATTTTCTACAACCAGATTAAAATGGTGCCCGGCATGGTCATCGAGCCCTTCTATGTGTTGTATCAGAACCGTTATGGTTCTGCCGACAACGCGGCGCAGGGACTGGGAACCGCGAAACACTCCAACCAGACCCGGCATATGATCGGAAACCGGATCGAAGTGCGCAAAGGCGGGTTCGATTTCAGCAACGAAATCGCCTATCAATTTGGTCAGATGGGACAGGCCGGGGCCTGCGTGGGCGAACAGAAGTGTTTGCACATCAATGCCTGGGCGACCAGAAACTGGATCGGCTATACGTTCTACGATACGGCGTGGAAGACGCGCATCGCCTTCAACCTCGATTACGCGTCCGGCGACAGCCGGAACAATACCTGTACCAACGCCGCGACATGTAAATCGGCCAACACGTTTGAAAACTTCTTCCCGACGAACCACATCCACATGGGTTATATGGACGTGCAAGCGTGGAAGAACATGCTGTCGCCGTCAGTCAAC
The sequence above is drawn from the Nitrospira defluvii genome and encodes:
- a CDS encoding Sec-independent protein translocase subunit TatA/TatB; translation: MFGLGAGEILIILVIAFLLFGPKQLPEIGRQVGKAVKGFKETADDLKKTVEPELNMIQQEMKMVEQDFESSMKEAEEQINHATSGVEHGAEESGLPKQA
- a CDS encoding alginate export family protein → MNSIHGRTRWGRLAAIFGAAAVTALQCLSLPAFAGFELPPGERITNLPAIPRNMPQKEAYELYDPVIGRNFDIKNLWMRADLRVRPEMRNNACFGGAQLGGGACNSFGGANARGAAPGGGNKGNDFFVQQWMRLGIGYDLSPDVNFYVEIIDSAVWGGNGSAVNAGNGGDPLNHNGASAGGAGNGGRLGVRAAYMLVRNLADIQGLSVKVGRQYVVFGNHSLFGHFDWANTGYSHDGVMFAYQTKNWDSYFGWFRNSESDLGQASPVGSGAPNIAGSGAQDAQRDADMFIFYNQIKMVPGMVIEPFYVLYQNRYGSADNAAQGLGTAKHSNQTRHMIGNRIEVRKGGFDFSNEIAYQFGQMGQAGACVGEQKCLHINAWATRNWIGYTFYDTAWKTRIAFNLDYASGDSRNNTCTNAATCKSANTFENFFPTNHIHMGYMDVQAWKNMLSPSVNLQARPSARDHIEIWYTNLNLANSKDCWYRGAQGCYVFSNANNTKTHIGDEIDVAYTRMFADGKVALQAAYGTIFAGGYLTSTLNQTQNQHWANLSLWMNF
- the tatA gene encoding twin-arginine translocase TatA/TatE family subunit, with protein sequence MFGSFGWMELLLILIIVLIIFGAGKIPQLGEGLGKAIKGFKKSVHEADAIDVTATEAEPTAAQPTAQIQHPGQPSTPPPAQQAAAAPPPRTTQG